In Geotalea uraniireducens, one genomic interval encodes:
- a CDS encoding type IV secretory system conjugative DNA transfer family protein encodes MFSWLKKARGDEPSTDIGTGVRMEQPTRIVPISIPDSFRRRHMFVFGTTGVGKTRLCENLIEQDIRKGNSVVYFDPKGDQQIFTKIFEVARESGRLKDLMLVTPIFPEYSAVVDPMAFYFMVDELVGHIISGIQGGREPFYRNIAKEITTAVITGNIILAKEEGHKLVLNMDTIRNSIRRSSLEYTMNHLRRLEMSEADLIAGMFRDILDSPQEYYSKVSSSLRTCLMELSSGNIGKIIGQADSNRFIDRLEEGKPVILVVHTGSLITREAAATLGKVLLSMIQSFVGRVYLSNRQKVSPPLSIYIDEAQSLIYQGVEELFAKAGAADVMVHAFAQSVNQIYAAVGEEYGKSILDNTNTKIFMRCSDAETSEYVVRHFGVRNVLTGIFGSNQVTTREVEQDILKVQDILGLQPQEFYMLTYSGRYRGTTLMVKNPSVKINFPAAPLNVPSAQRESSK; translated from the coding sequence ATGTTTTCGTGGCTGAAAAAAGCGAGAGGTGACGAGCCGTCCACCGACATCGGCACCGGCGTCCGGATGGAGCAGCCGACACGGATCGTCCCCATCTCGATCCCGGACTCCTTCCGGAGGCGGCACATGTTCGTGTTCGGAACCACCGGCGTGGGGAAGACCCGGCTCTGCGAGAACCTGATCGAGCAGGACATCCGCAAGGGGAACAGCGTGGTCTACTTCGACCCCAAGGGGGACCAGCAGATATTCACCAAGATATTCGAGGTGGCCCGGGAGTCCGGCCGGCTGAAGGACCTGATGCTGGTGACGCCGATTTTCCCCGAGTATTCGGCGGTGGTCGATCCTATGGCCTTCTATTTCATGGTCGACGAGCTGGTAGGCCACATCATCTCCGGCATCCAGGGAGGGCGGGAGCCGTTCTACCGCAACATCGCCAAGGAGATCACCACCGCCGTCATCACCGGCAACATCATCCTCGCCAAAGAGGAAGGGCACAAGCTCGTCCTGAACATGGACACGATCCGCAACAGCATCCGCCGTAGCTCCCTGGAATACACCATGAACCATCTGCGGCGGCTGGAGATGTCGGAGGCGGACCTGATCGCTGGGATGTTCAGGGACATCCTCGACTCGCCCCAGGAGTACTACTCGAAGGTCTCTTCGTCGCTTCGCACCTGCCTCATGGAGCTTTCCTCCGGCAACATCGGCAAAATCATCGGCCAGGCCGACAGCAACCGCTTCATCGACCGGCTGGAGGAGGGAAAGCCGGTCATCCTGGTCGTCCATACCGGCTCCCTGATCACCCGCGAGGCAGCTGCCACCCTCGGCAAGGTACTCCTCTCCATGATCCAGTCGTTCGTCGGCAGGGTCTATCTCTCCAACAGGCAGAAGGTCTCCCCTCCGTTGTCGATCTACATCGACGAGGCGCAGAGCCTGATCTACCAGGGCGTGGAGGAGCTGTTCGCCAAGGCGGGAGCGGCCGATGTGATGGTGCATGCCTTCGCCCAGTCCGTGAACCAGATATACGCCGCCGTGGGGGAGGAGTACGGGAAGTCGATCCTCGACAACACCAACACCAAGATCTTCATGCGCTGCTCTGACGCCGAGACCTCCGAGTACGTGGTGCGGCATTTCGGGGTGAGAAACGTGCTCACCGGGATTTTCGGCTCGAACCAGGTCACAACCCGCGAAGTGGAACAGGACATCCTCAAGGTCCAGGACATTCTCGGCCTGCAGCCGCAGGAGTTCTACATGCTTACCTATTCGGGAAGATACAGGGGGACCACCCTCATGGTGAAAAACCCATCGGTGAAGATCAACTTTCCCGCCGCCCCGCTGAATGTGCCGTCGGCGCAGAGGGAGAGCTCGAAATGA
- a CDS encoding lytic transglycosylase domain-containing protein: MIRLSAFILVMLCLAVNTASAHAFCFQEAGELYGISPQLLWSIAKVESNFDPGAVNWNRNGTYDFGLMQINSSWAGRLGKTWSGLGDPCTNVKVGAWILAQCVSDYGYTWQAVGCYNSRTPSKRDRYAARVFRILSEHAGTQPIRQVASAEVVAQETPWLAVFGRADR; the protein is encoded by the coding sequence ATGATCCGACTGTCGGCATTCATCCTGGTGATGCTCTGCCTTGCGGTAAACACTGCAAGCGCTCATGCCTTCTGCTTCCAGGAGGCGGGAGAGCTTTACGGCATCTCGCCGCAGCTTCTCTGGAGCATCGCCAAGGTGGAGAGCAACTTCGATCCGGGGGCCGTGAACTGGAACCGCAACGGCACCTACGACTTCGGGCTCATGCAGATCAACTCCTCCTGGGCCGGACGGCTCGGAAAGACCTGGAGTGGTCTCGGAGATCCCTGCACGAACGTGAAGGTGGGGGCCTGGATTCTCGCCCAGTGTGTCTCCGACTACGGGTACACCTGGCAGGCGGTCGGCTGTTACAACTCCCGCACTCCGTCGAAGCGCGACCGCTACGCGGCAAGGGTGTTCCGGATTCTGTCGGAACACGCCGGGACCCAGCCGATCAGACAGGTGGCCTCGGCCGAGGTCGTGGCGCAAGAGACGCCCTGGCTGGCGGTGTTCGGCCGTGCTGACCGCTGA
- the lexA gene encoding transcriptional repressor LexA, translated as MTDLTARQQKVLDFIARFIQTNGYSPTLRDIAGHLSVSSTFGVNRHLDALEKKGFIRRSGTARGIVLATQGAKSVPLPIVGTVRAGQLHPAIEDIQGYFAVDQGQVKGEGCFLLRVKGDSMIGAGIFDGDLALVRPQPVAENKDTVVVMVEGEATLKWFYRERDRIRLQPANPNMEPIMVGPDKDVSIVGKVIGIYRQLE; from the coding sequence GTGACCGACCTCACGGCACGGCAGCAGAAGGTACTGGACTTCATCGCCCGGTTCATCCAGACGAACGGCTACTCGCCGACTCTGCGGGACATTGCCGGTCACCTAAGCGTGAGCAGCACGTTCGGCGTGAACCGCCACCTCGACGCCCTGGAGAAGAAGGGCTTCATCAGGAGGTCCGGAACGGCGCGGGGAATAGTGCTGGCCACGCAGGGCGCCAAGAGTGTCCCGCTGCCGATCGTCGGCACCGTCCGCGCCGGCCAGCTCCACCCCGCCATCGAGGACATCCAAGGGTACTTTGCCGTCGATCAGGGGCAGGTAAAGGGCGAAGGGTGCTTTCTTCTGAGGGTGAAGGGGGACTCGATGATCGGGGCGGGGATTTTCGACGGTGATCTCGCCCTGGTCCGTCCGCAGCCCGTCGCGGAAAACAAGGACACGGTGGTCGTCATGGTCGAGGGAGAGGCCACGCTCAAGTGGTTCTACCGGGAGCGCGACCGCATTCGTCTCCAGCCGGCCAATCCCAACATGGAGCCGATCATGGTGGGCCCCGACAAGGATGTCTCGATCGTCGGCAAGGTCATCGGCATATACAGGCAGTTGGAGTAG
- a CDS encoding ATP-binding protein, producing the protein MSGGDWRFRSSRALYPFQRLAVTEEYGGYGIGLATVERTTTHHGGKVWAEGELGKRATVFFTLGDSE; encoded by the coding sequence GTGTCAGGAGGAGACTGGAGGTTTAGAAGCAGCCGAGCTCTTTACCCCTTCCAACGCCTCGCAGTAACTGAGGAATACGGGGGTTATGGCATTGGCCTTGCCACCGTGGAACGCACTACCACCCACCACGGCGGCAAGGTATGGGCTGAAGGGGAGTTGGGGAAACGGGCCACGGTGTTTTTTACGCTGGGTGACTCTGAGTAG
- a CDS encoding Hsp20/alpha crystallin family protein, producing MADKESKDVSKKESKELIPQESRRFMTPFEEMERWFDEAFRRPFFSPWMSRFRFPEFGELREFSPTVDIFEEGNDVVVKAELPGMGKDDIDVNVTDDVITISGEKKSEEKVEKKNYFRLERTCGSFSRSLTLPAETQTDKAKASFKDGVLEVRIPKTEAAVQKVKKIKID from the coding sequence ATGGCCGACAAGGAGTCGAAAGACGTCTCGAAAAAAGAGTCGAAGGAACTGATCCCCCAGGAATCCAGGAGATTCATGACGCCCTTCGAAGAGATGGAGCGCTGGTTTGACGAAGCTTTCAGAAGACCTTTTTTCTCCCCGTGGATGTCTCGTTTCAGATTTCCGGAGTTTGGGGAACTGAGAGAGTTCTCGCCTACCGTTGACATCTTTGAAGAAGGAAACGACGTGGTTGTGAAAGCCGAACTGCCGGGAATGGGCAAGGATGACATCGACGTCAACGTCACCGATGATGTGATCACAATTTCAGGCGAGAAGAAATCGGAAGAAAAGGTTGAGAAGAAGAACTATTTCCGGCTTGAACGCACCTGCGGATCATTTTCCCGGAGTCTGACCCTGCCCGCTGAAACACAGACCGACAAGGCTAAGGCTTCCTTTAAAGACGGGGTACTGGAAGTCAGGATACCGAAAACGGAAGCGGCGGTGCAGAAGGTTAAAAAGATCAAAATTGACTGA
- a CDS encoding type IV toxin-antitoxin system AbiEi family antitoxin, translating to MNKENIEHNRTAGNEADILRQAMEALKALAPLEYEAEPVRGLRDQRYDYIVRARVFGKEFAWCVEVKNRLTKAAELQALINKDKTRHPFLLATGYVPPEAAARLHDGGIQFIDTVGNAFVNQPPLLIFVKGNRPEKEEPPVPAARLFKGVGLKIAYLLLCRPELVDRPYRDLAEMTDVALGTVNGTLTELVQKGFILDMGKKGKKLLGRKTLFERWIAAYPDYLKPKLLLGRFRGDGDWWKDIQMDPALAQWGGEVAAAKLTGYLKPGTVTLYADKNRLADLVIANRLKKDPQGNVEILERFWPPGNGFGEGETVHPILIYADLAAIGEQRTMETARMIYEQHLDRYFGQD from the coding sequence ATGAACAAAGAAAATATTGAACACAACCGAACCGCCGGGAATGAAGCCGACATCCTCCGGCAGGCGATGGAAGCGTTGAAGGCGCTCGCTCCCCTGGAATACGAGGCGGAGCCGGTCCGCGGCCTTCGTGACCAGAGATACGACTACATTGTTCGGGCAAGGGTTTTCGGAAAGGAATTCGCTTGGTGCGTCGAGGTCAAGAACCGGCTCACCAAAGCGGCGGAACTCCAGGCTCTGATCAACAAGGATAAGACGCGGCACCCGTTCCTGCTCGCGACAGGGTACGTCCCCCCCGAGGCCGCGGCAAGACTGCACGACGGCGGCATTCAGTTCATCGACACGGTCGGAAACGCCTTCGTCAATCAGCCGCCACTGTTGATCTTCGTGAAAGGCAACAGACCGGAAAAGGAAGAACCCCCCGTTCCCGCCGCCCGTCTCTTCAAAGGGGTCGGACTGAAGATCGCCTATCTCCTTTTGTGCCGACCGGAACTGGTCGACAGGCCGTATCGCGATCTCGCCGAGATGACGGATGTCGCCTTGGGGACGGTGAACGGCACCTTGACCGAACTGGTCCAGAAAGGCTTCATCCTCGACATGGGGAAAAAGGGGAAGAAGCTCCTGGGCAGGAAGACGCTCTTCGAGCGCTGGATCGCGGCGTATCCCGATTACCTCAAGCCGAAGCTGTTGCTGGGGCGCTTCCGGGGTGACGGCGACTGGTGGAAGGATATCCAGATGGACCCCGCCCTCGCCCAGTGGGGGGGAGAGGTTGCCGCGGCGAAGCTGACCGGATACTTGAAGCCGGGAACGGTCACTCTGTATGCGGACAAGAACCGTCTGGCCGATCTGGTGATCGCCAACAGGCTGAAAAAGGACCCGCAGGGCAACGTGGAGATTCTCGAACGGTTCTGGCCGCCGGGAAACGGCTTCGGTGAAGGCGAAACCGTGCATCCGATCCTCATCTACGCCGATCTGGCCGCGATAGGCGAACAACGAACCATGGAAACTGCAAGGATGATCTATGAACAACATCTCGATCGATATTTCGGGCAGGATTGA
- a CDS encoding nucleotidyl transferase AbiEii/AbiGii toxin family protein, whose amino-acid sequence MNNISIDISGRIDPGRVSVLGSIKEVAEELDIHFFVVGAFARDVIFEHIHRIPAPRVTEDIDIGVEVASWEEFQRLTGSLIDRGLLTATKSPHRFIASSFAAVVDIVPYGGISGETKRISWPPDHDMIMSMLGFEEAYQSALKVNLSSDPPLEILVPSVPALALLKIISWADAYPRRERDAHDLLFILENYDATGVEAKLYESHVPLLTEEEFDSRLASVRLLGRDIAQLGSPETLKTVEEILIRETDEEHGFRMLSNMVKGASFQGTKFEAALQLLKKLLQGIQEEKPRE is encoded by the coding sequence ATGAACAACATCTCGATCGATATTTCGGGCAGGATTGACCCCGGGAGAGTATCGGTTCTCGGGAGCATCAAGGAAGTCGCCGAGGAACTTGACATACATTTCTTCGTGGTGGGGGCTTTCGCCCGCGACGTGATCTTCGAGCACATCCACCGGATTCCCGCTCCCCGAGTGACGGAAGACATCGATATCGGTGTCGAGGTCGCAAGCTGGGAGGAATTCCAACGTCTGACCGGCTCCCTGATCGACCGTGGACTTCTCACGGCGACGAAATCACCACACCGCTTCATAGCTAGTTCATTCGCCGCAGTGGTCGATATCGTACCCTATGGAGGGATAAGCGGCGAAACTAAACGGATCAGCTGGCCACCTGACCATGACATGATCATGAGCATGCTCGGGTTTGAAGAAGCATATCAATCGGCATTGAAGGTGAACCTCAGCAGCGACCCGCCCCTGGAAATCCTTGTGCCTTCGGTGCCGGCTCTGGCACTTCTAAAGATCATCTCCTGGGCCGACGCATACCCGAGACGCGAGCGCGATGCCCACGATCTTCTTTTCATCCTGGAAAACTACGACGCGACCGGTGTCGAGGCGAAGCTGTACGAGTCCCATGTACCCCTTCTCACCGAGGAAGAATTCGATTCCCGACTCGCTTCCGTTCGGCTGCTCGGGCGGGACATTGCGCAGTTGGGCAGCCCGGAGACGCTAAAGACGGTAGAGGAGATTCTGATCCGCGAAACTGACGAAGAGCATGGTTTCAGGATGCTCTCCAATATGGTCAAGGGTGCCTCTTTCCAAGGAACCAAGTTCGAAGCCGCTCTGCAACTTCTGAAAAAGCTCCTGCAGGGAATTCAAGAGGAAAAGCCAAGGGAGTGA
- a CDS encoding SOS response-associated peptidase → MCGRFTIILPPEVLAEIFGLPELPRIEARYNIAPTQEVVVIRQNAEGVRQLVTMKWGLIPAWAKDPHIGNKLINARCESVHEKPAFRQAIRTRRCIIPASGFYDWTHTDKKIPFYVSMADGSPMAFAGIWDSWKAPDGSRLESFTILTTNANSLIAPIHDRMPVILHPAEFDLWLDRDITEPEKLTHLYHPYPSDLLRAWPVSSLVNSPRNETPACIEQAVS, encoded by the coding sequence GTGTGCGGAAGATTTACAATCATACTGCCGCCGGAGGTTCTGGCTGAAATCTTCGGCCTTCCAGAGTTGCCCCGGATCGAAGCACGCTATAACATCGCTCCCACGCAGGAGGTAGTCGTAATTCGTCAGAATGCCGAAGGTGTGCGGCAGTTGGTGACGATGAAATGGGGATTGATTCCTGCGTGGGCGAAAGACCCCCATATCGGCAACAAGTTAATCAACGCCCGATGCGAGTCGGTCCACGAAAAGCCGGCCTTCAGGCAGGCGATCCGTACCCGCCGGTGCATTATACCGGCTAGCGGATTCTATGATTGGACGCACACCGACAAGAAGATACCTTTCTACGTAAGCATGGCAGACGGCTCGCCGATGGCTTTTGCTGGGATCTGGGATTCATGGAAAGCACCGGACGGATCACGGCTGGAATCCTTCACGATTCTCACCACCAATGCCAACAGCTTGATAGCCCCCATCCATGACAGGATGCCGGTCATCCTGCATCCAGCAGAATTCGATCTCTGGCTCGATCGCGACATCACCGAACCCGAAAAGCTAACGCACCTCTACCATCCGTACCCTTCCGACCTTCTGAGGGCCTGGCCGGTTTCGTCGCTCGTCAATTCCCCCCGCAACGAAACGCCTGCCTGCATTGAGCAGGCTGTGTCATGA
- the recD2 gene encoding SF1B family DNA helicase RecD2, translating to MKTVTSTDTPIERLAGSVERVTFHSEESGFCVLRAKVKGHRDLVTVVGSAASITPGEFIECIGAWHNDRTHGLQFKARQLKVVPPGTVEGIEKYLGSGMVKGIGPHFAKVLVKAFGENVFTVIENDPEKMLSLPGIGKKRVEKITSAWTEQKVVREIMVFLQSHGVGTARAVRIFKTYGDEAIIKVTENPYRLALDIHGIGFKTADVIAGRLGIAPDSLIRAQAGVRHVLQEISNDGHCAAPVETLIAESSKLLQIPDAILEEAISEEIVSENLVKEEIEGRECLFLATLHRAEVGVAASMRRILEGQPPWGAIDANKAIPWVEGKTGLTLSSSQGEAVRLALSSKAVVITGGPGVGKTTLVNSILQIVRAKQIKVTLCAPTGRAAKRLSESTGLEAKTIHRLLEFDPKSFGFKRGRDNPLETDLLVVDESSMVDIALMNRLLVAVPDTAALMIVGDVDQLPSVGPGAVLSDIIDSGKVPTVRLTEIFRQAATSRIIVNAHRINKGEMPMKADGAELSDFYFIPANTPEEIHEKLLQVVTERIPKRFGMHPVKDIQVLTPMNRGGIGARALNAELQMKLNEKGEPKITRFGTTFAPGDKVIQIVNNYDKEVFNGDIGQIMTIDEEEGTLQVDYDGRTVEYEFGELDEVSLAYATSIHKSQGSEYPAVVIPLAMQHYTLLERNLIYTAVTRGKKLVIIIGQPKALAMAVKNRKSTIRMTKLAVRLVE from the coding sequence ATGAAGACAGTAACCTCGACCGATACTCCCATTGAACGGCTTGCCGGCTCTGTGGAACGGGTGACCTTCCACAGTGAGGAATCGGGGTTCTGCGTCCTGCGCGCCAAGGTCAAGGGACACAGAGACCTGGTTACCGTAGTTGGCTCCGCGGCATCCATCACCCCCGGTGAGTTCATCGAGTGTATTGGCGCCTGGCACAACGACAGGACCCACGGCCTGCAATTCAAGGCCAGACAGCTTAAGGTTGTTCCTCCCGGCACCGTCGAGGGGATTGAGAAGTATCTCGGTTCCGGAATGGTCAAGGGCATCGGCCCACATTTTGCCAAGGTGCTGGTAAAAGCCTTTGGGGAAAATGTCTTCACAGTCATCGAGAACGATCCGGAAAAGATGCTTTCACTCCCCGGCATCGGCAAGAAACGCGTGGAGAAGATAACCTCCGCCTGGACCGAACAGAAGGTCGTCCGGGAGATCATGGTGTTTCTCCAGTCTCACGGAGTAGGTACGGCCCGAGCTGTCCGCATTTTCAAGACTTACGGCGACGAAGCTATTATCAAGGTTACCGAGAATCCCTACCGTCTGGCCTTGGACATCCACGGCATCGGTTTCAAGACTGCGGACGTCATTGCCGGCCGTCTTGGAATTGCCCCGGACTCTCTGATTCGTGCTCAAGCTGGAGTCCGCCATGTCTTGCAGGAAATCTCCAACGACGGCCACTGCGCCGCGCCGGTGGAGACTCTGATTGCGGAGTCGAGTAAATTGCTACAAATCCCAGACGCAATTCTGGAAGAGGCCATCAGTGAAGAGATCGTCTCGGAGAATCTGGTCAAAGAGGAGATCGAGGGACGTGAGTGCCTGTTTCTGGCTACGCTGCACCGGGCCGAGGTTGGTGTGGCGGCAAGCATGAGGCGAATTTTAGAGGGACAGCCTCCTTGGGGTGCAATCGACGCGAACAAAGCCATTCCCTGGGTGGAGGGGAAAACCGGCCTGACGCTGTCATCTTCTCAGGGAGAGGCTGTGAGACTCGCCTTGTCCAGCAAGGCAGTAGTCATTACCGGTGGCCCTGGTGTCGGCAAGACCACCCTGGTAAACAGCATCCTTCAGATCGTCCGGGCGAAACAGATAAAGGTCACCCTCTGTGCCCCAACTGGGCGTGCCGCAAAACGACTTTCCGAGTCCACCGGTCTTGAGGCCAAGACCATTCACAGGTTGCTCGAGTTCGATCCAAAATCATTTGGTTTCAAGCGAGGGCGGGACAATCCCCTCGAAACCGACCTGCTGGTAGTGGACGAATCCTCAATGGTTGACATAGCCTTGATGAACCGATTGTTGGTGGCAGTCCCCGACACGGCAGCCCTGATGATAGTTGGCGATGTGGACCAACTCCCCTCTGTTGGACCTGGCGCGGTGCTTTCCGACATCATCGATTCCGGCAAGGTCCCAACCGTTCGGCTGACGGAAATTTTCCGGCAGGCAGCGACCTCCCGGATCATTGTCAATGCCCACCGCATCAATAAAGGCGAGATGCCCATGAAGGCAGATGGTGCTGAGCTGTCTGATTTCTATTTCATCCCAGCAAACACTCCGGAAGAAATCCACGAGAAGTTGCTGCAAGTGGTCACGGAGCGCATTCCCAAAAGATTCGGTATGCATCCGGTCAAAGACATACAGGTTCTCACCCCAATGAACCGCGGAGGCATCGGCGCCCGGGCTCTGAATGCGGAATTGCAGATGAAGCTGAACGAGAAGGGTGAGCCGAAAATCACTCGCTTCGGGACGACCTTCGCCCCAGGCGACAAAGTGATCCAGATAGTCAACAACTACGACAAGGAGGTCTTCAACGGCGATATTGGACAGATCATGACGATCGACGAGGAAGAAGGAACTCTGCAGGTGGATTACGACGGCAGAACTGTCGAGTATGAGTTTGGCGAGTTGGATGAGGTATCTCTCGCCTATGCTACGAGCATTCACAAGAGCCAAGGCTCCGAGTACCCCGCGGTCGTGATCCCCTTGGCTATGCAGCACTATACCCTTTTGGAGCGGAACCTGATCTACACAGCCGTGACGCGAGGGAAGAAACTTGTGATAATCATTGGTCAGCCAAAAGCCTTGGCAATGGCGGTGAAAAATCGGAAGTCCACGATAAGAATGACGAAGTTGGCAGTTCGGCTTGTAGAATAA
- the groES gene encoding co-chaperone GroES, translating to MNLRPLHDRIIVKRLEEENKTAGGIFIPETAKEKPQKGEVIAVGKGKKAEDGKVTPIDVKVGNKVLFGKYAGTEIKIDGQEYLIMREDDILGVME from the coding sequence ATGAATCTGAGACCGCTGCACGACCGCATCATCGTCAAGAGACTGGAAGAAGAGAACAAGACCGCTGGCGGCATCTTCATTCCGGAGACAGCCAAGGAGAAGCCCCAGAAGGGGGAAGTCATCGCTGTCGGAAAAGGCAAGAAGGCCGAGGACGGTAAGGTTACTCCTATTGATGTTAAGGTGGGAAACAAGGTTCTGTTCGGTAAGTATGCCGGCACTGAGATAAAGATCGATGGCCAGGAATATCTCATCATGCGTGAGGACGACATCCTGGGTGTCATGGAGTAA
- the groL gene encoding chaperonin GroEL (60 kDa chaperone family; promotes refolding of misfolded polypeptides especially under stressful conditions; forms two stacked rings of heptamers to form a barrel-shaped 14mer; ends can be capped by GroES; misfolded proteins enter the barrel where they are refolded when GroES binds) — translation MAAKLIKFDQEGRKSILRGVNTLADAVKVTLGPKGRNVVIEKSFGSPLITKDGVTVAKEIELKDKFENMGAQLVKEVASKTSDVAGDGTTTATVLAQAIYRQGSKLVAAGHNPMEIKRGIDQAVETIVGELKNISKPIKDQKEIAQVGTISANNDKTIGNIIAEAMEKVGKEGVITVEEAKAMETTLETVEGMQFDRGYLSPYFVTDPERMEASLENAQILIHDKKITVMKDLLPLLEKTAKSGRPLLIIAEDIEGEALATLVVNKLRGVLNVCAVKAPGFGDRRKAMLEDIAVLTGGNVISEELGVKLEHATLEMLGQAKKITVDKDNTTIIDGAGSEADIQGRVKQIRAQIEETKSDYDREKLQERLAKLVGGVAVIKVGAATETEMKEKKARVEDALHATRAAVDEGIVPGGGVAYIRALASLGSLNLPSEQQFGVNIIKEALEAPIRQIAQNAGVDGSIVVDKVRNGKDAFGYNAADDEYVDMLKAGIIDPTKVSRCALQNAASVAGLMLTTEAMIAEKPKEEKPMPAMPGGMDDMM, via the coding sequence ATGGCAGCAAAGCTCATCAAGTTCGATCAGGAAGGAAGAAAGTCCATTCTCAGGGGGGTGAACACCCTTGCCGACGCGGTGAAGGTGACCTTGGGTCCGAAAGGGCGCAATGTCGTGATCGAGAAGTCGTTCGGTTCTCCCCTCATCACCAAGGACGGCGTTACCGTTGCAAAGGAGATCGAACTGAAGGACAAGTTCGAGAACATGGGCGCCCAGTTGGTAAAAGAGGTCGCCTCCAAGACCTCCGACGTTGCCGGTGACGGCACCACCACCGCGACGGTCCTCGCACAGGCGATCTACCGGCAGGGCTCCAAGCTGGTCGCTGCCGGCCACAACCCGATGGAAATCAAGCGCGGCATCGACCAGGCGGTGGAGACCATCGTCGGCGAGTTGAAGAACATCTCCAAGCCGATCAAGGACCAGAAGGAAATCGCCCAGGTGGGGACCATTTCGGCCAACAACGACAAGACCATCGGTAACATCATCGCCGAGGCGATGGAGAAGGTCGGCAAGGAAGGGGTGATCACCGTCGAGGAGGCCAAGGCGATGGAGACTACCCTGGAGACCGTGGAAGGGATGCAGTTTGACCGCGGCTACCTTTCCCCCTACTTCGTCACCGATCCGGAGCGGATGGAAGCGAGCCTGGAAAACGCCCAGATTCTCATCCATGACAAGAAGATCACCGTCATGAAGGATCTCCTGCCGCTCCTCGAAAAGACCGCCAAGAGCGGCCGACCGCTCCTCATCATCGCCGAGGATATCGAAGGCGAAGCGCTGGCCACCCTCGTTGTCAACAAGCTGCGCGGCGTTCTCAATGTCTGTGCTGTCAAGGCCCCCGGTTTCGGTGATCGCCGCAAGGCCATGCTGGAAGACATCGCCGTTCTAACCGGTGGCAACGTGATCTCCGAGGAACTGGGCGTCAAACTGGAGCATGCTACGCTGGAGATGCTCGGTCAGGCGAAGAAGATTACCGTCGACAAGGACAACACAACCATCATCGATGGCGCCGGTTCCGAAGCGGATATTCAGGGACGGGTCAAGCAGATCCGGGCACAGATCGAGGAGACCAAAAGCGACTACGACCGGGAGAAACTCCAGGAGCGTCTTGCCAAGCTCGTCGGCGGTGTGGCCGTGATCAAGGTAGGTGCCGCGACCGAGACCGAGATGAAAGAGAAGAAGGCCCGGGTTGAGGATGCCCTCCATGCCACCCGCGCAGCAGTCGACGAGGGGATCGTCCCCGGCGGCGGCGTCGCCTACATTCGGGCTCTTGCATCCCTGGGTTCCCTCAACCTTCCCTCTGAACAGCAGTTCGGGGTAAATATTATCAAAGAGGCCCTCGAGGCACCCATCCGCCAGATCGCTCAGAATGCCGGGGTTGATGGCTCCATCGTGGTTGACAAGGTAAGGAACGGCAAGGACGCCTTTGGTTACAACGCCGCAGATGATGAGTATGTCGACATGCTCAAGGCCGGGATTATCGATCCGACCAAGGTCTCCCGTTGCGCCCTCCAGAACGCCGCGTCTGTCGCCGGTCTCATGCTGACTACCGAAGCGATGATCGCTGAAAAACCGAAAGAGGAAAAGCCGATGCCGGCCATGCCCGGCGGAATGGATGATATGATGTAG